In the genome of Brachypodium distachyon strain Bd21 chromosome 3, Brachypodium_distachyon_v3.0, whole genome shotgun sequence, the window ATTGGCTAGGTTCATGTGAGGCACATTCTCGCGTAGTGCTCCAATATAAAAATGCAACACCTCATCGCACAGTACTAAAAGAAGGTATACACTGGTTAGCTAGACACCCCAATCTCGATGTAAAAATATCATCGAGCAAGGCTTTAAGGAACTCAATACACGACAAAGCTACAACAAGCTGCAGAGTTTCCTACTAAACAACATGCATTCTACTTGATTAACGTGTATATTGAAGCAGTGACAAATCATTTGTCTTTCTACAATCCACATGGAAGTGCATATTGTTAGTGATGCAACATCAAACATAACTAAGAATACCTATGATTTGGCAACCAAAAAGTTCATTTTCATATGATGCAGAAGTGGCATACATGTGACTGGAACAGATGCCATTAAACGGGTTTCCATATCTATTGCGAATAACCAATAGCATAGCAAATGAAATCGCAGAATTAAATAAATTATCTAATTAGCACCCATGATTCTACATTCTACCATCAAGTGACCATAGTTTTCTTATTCCTCAATGAGTGTATTTCTTATCCCTGAAAATCTAAAGAGCAAAAGGCTGCAGAATTATTAATTCAATCGATGTAGTGACTTGTTAAGGAAAATGTCAAAAGAAGATATGAAAAGTTCTCCTAGGAAGAATATCATAAGCAGGCCTAAAACAAGCAATCGGAAACCAGTCTTGCAAAGAGGTTGGtgaaaggagaaaagagaagTGACATGGCTGTTTGATGGTGCCCCCAACCAGCCATGCTAAAAAGCTGACAGGGTATGCTCAATTGGATCTTGTCTGGATCATTGGCAAAATTCAATATGAGTCATACATCACTCTTGCATATTCTTGTTAAATATTTGGCAAagtcaggaaaaaaaaagctagacGAGATAATTGACAAGTCAAATCTTTACCAACGTTAAACCTGGCACAAACCAAACGGACCATGAACACTTCGGTGAGTTCGGTCTCTAACGTTCACGTTCAACCCAAAGAAGCACCAAACCGGCGTATATTCCTAGGGGCGTCGGGGGCACcgtccagttttttttttttttttggcccaCAGTGGCTTGATGCAAAACCGAGGCCTTCGCCATCACAAACCGTGCGCTCCTCACTTCTTTTCAAAATCCGACGGCTGTGAGGACCCATCCGCCATAGCCCGCTCGTTCACACCCAGGAGTCTACGCATCGGGTCATTTCCATGTGGGGCTCGGAAAGTACATGCTAGAAGACCCCACATGCAGTTACTTGCAGTATCCCCTTGCTCAATCATCCCGTGTGAGCGTAATAGTTACAGGGTACTTCCACCCATTCTTTCCGCTATAAAACTGGGCGGcctgccctaaagccttctcGCCTCCTCCGCGAATAGCAAAtcctctctcctccttcctcctccgctcgaTTTGACATAGGCTTCTTCTCCAAGCTTTATCATGGCGGCGACGATCCAGTCCGTGAAGGCGCGTCAGATCTTCGACAGCCGTGGGAACCCCACCGTTGAGGTACGGCGGCCGGAGGCCAACTCAACCCACCATCTCTCTCCAGTACGGCCCGATCTGATTCGATCTGGTCGGGGCGTAGCATTTTCTCTCAATCGAAATAGTGTCCACCCACGGTAGCACGTCCGATCTGATTCGATCTGGTCGGGCGTCGCGTTTTCTCTCACGATCTCTCTCTTGTACGGTCCGATCTGGTCGGGCGTAGCGTTTTCTCTGAATCGAAATGGTAGATCATTTGCGGGGAAATTTTGGGAGCGGAATGTAGGGTTTTGACAGTTTGATGTAATAGCTTTCGGATGTGCTTTTGTTGACCCGGTATGGTGTAGATTCTTCGTGCCTCTGCCAAAAACTTGGGATAATTTATCGGATTAGCGTTTATCTGGTTTGGTTTGTTCGATACTGTGGCGCCTACAGTAGTTTTTGCTTACTATCATccattggtaaaaaaaaattcagcatGTTTATTGGCTTCTCCGTCTTCATGACCAAATCTCAGTTAAATCTCGCCATATGGTCTGGTATCTCAGTTAATTCTGTCCATATGTTTTGGTATCTCAGTTAATTCTGTCCATATGTTTTGGTATCGTATTTTCCGCATATGAACCGAAGATATGGTTCCATTACTACTCCGTAGAAGATAATGGAACAAGAACACGAGATAGCACATAGTTTAGGTTTGGGGTCGTTGTTACTGGTAGTTTGAAATTTGATAAGCTGATTTATGTAGGTAGTTGCAGGCTTGCAGATGGGATGGGATGACATTTCGATGATATATAGTTTGATTTTTCAGCTGTCCTTCTGTTACTTGTTATTGCATAATGTGACGAAACTGTATAATAAGGTAAGCTGATTTCATGATGTTTGGCTCAGGTCGATGTGTGCTGCTCAGATGGAACCTTTGCTAGGGCAGCTGTTCCCAGCGGTGCATCAACTGGTGGGTTATTTTTATCTTCATTGATGCAGTTTTGCAAGCTTTATCGTATCCCCATATTACAAGCTAATTGGATGACCCCTCCCCGTTTTAATAGGTGTGTATGAGGCTTTGGAGTTGAGGGACGGTGGGTCTGACTACTTGGGCAAGGGTGTTTCCAAGGTTTGCACCTTTCATGTTCTTACCTCGACTGAGTGATTGTGATCTTCCCAATCTTATGAACCAGATGGGGCTTAATTGGCAGTagcatatatttttcttctatGCCTTTTAAATCTATGGTATTAGTTCTGTATAAAAAGGAAGCGTTAATATTATGCATGATCTGGATATGACAAACTGTGTGTGTTTATGGTCTATGCTCTTGTTTCGCATGCTATAGGCATAACCGGCCCTCAtattttgttgtatttttaCAACAAGTTTCTTGGTCATGTAGGATCAGAAGTTTCTTGTTTGATGTTTTACAGTGATTATTATTGCTTGCACTATTTAGTCTTTGTTATATTTACATGTTTTTGCTGTTTTTCCAGGCTGTTAACAATGTGAACTCTATTATTGCACCAGCTTTGATTGGCAAGGTTTGTTTGTCTTTTCACCCCCATTCTATTGTCATATGAGATATGAATACATAAATTCATTTGACACCCTCTTTTCATCTACAGGACCCTACCACACAAGCTGAGCTTGACAACTTTATGGTCCAGCAGCTTGATGGAACCAAAAACGAGTGGGGTTGGTGCAAGCAGAAGGTATACATTATCTATGATGATATTTTTGCCTTTATTTATAGTGGTCATTTTCAGCTGCAGATTCCACTCTAACAGCTTGACTTCTTATTTTGTACATTTAGCTTGGTGCTAATGCAATCCTGGCTGTGTCACTAGCTGTTTGCAAAGCCGGAGCTTCCGTGAAGAAGATTCCGCTGTACCAGGTGTGCATCGTGTCAATTTCCTATGTGAACGTTCTTTATGTATTCTGCTTTCGACTCTCCTTAACATGGTTATATTCTAAACTGCAGCACATTGCCAATCTTGCTGGTAACAAGCACTTGGTTCTGCCTGTTCCTGCATTCAACGTCATTAACGGTGGATCCCATGCCGGAAACAAGCTTGCTATGCAGGCAATGCTCTGAACTATGGTTTCCACAGGTATGTTGTTGTGTTTGGCAACATGTTATTTATACGCAATCTTTATATTTGCAGGAGTTCATGATTCTTCCTACTGGAGCTACCTCATTCAAGGAGGCTATGAAGATGGGTGTTGAAGTGTATCATAACTTGAAGGTAAATCTTTCATCTTGATCTTTAACCTATTTGTTATGCCCTATAAAAACTAAATCTAACTCAAATATCAATTTTATAACAGTCTGTTATCAAGAAGAAGTACGGCCAGGATGCCACCAATGTTGGCGATGAAGGTGGTTTTGCTCCCAACATTCAGGTATTCCCCCTTGTCTTAAATGGTGTGACCATGTGAGATCAAATTTCCTTTCTTTATCATGTCCCAGTGTCTTGAGAAGCTACCGACTGCTATGTTTTAATGTATAGAACTACCCTGCGATGTGAGATTATCAATTGAATTCGGGGGTGTGATTTGAATTGTCTGTGTTTTCTGAAATTGTAGGAGAACAAGGAGGGCCTTGAGCTCTTGAAGACTGCAATTGAAAAGGCTGGATACACCGGCAAGGTTTGTCTGCAAGAATTAATCTGTTGGCCTGTCTACgaagtttaattttttttatctgatgGACTTTGTTGCTACGTGAAATGCTAGGTTGTCATTGGGATGGATGTTGCTGCTTCAGAGTTCTACAATGACAAGGACAAAACCTATGACCTCAACTTCAAGGAAGAGGTAGTCCCAATGTTTATTTTGTGTACACTTTGTTCTTATCCTTTTCAGGAGTATTTCTAAAATTGCCTGACCTTGCTGTTTAGAACAACGATGGCTCACAGAAGATATCTGGGGATAGCCTGAAGAATGTCTACAAGTCATTTGTCAGTGAATACCCCATTGTGTCGATTGAGGATCCCTTTGACCAGGATGACTGGGTGCACTATGCTAAGATGACTGAAGAAATTGGAGAGCCAGTGCAGATTGTTGGTGATGACCTTCTAGTGACCAACCCTACCGTGAgttatttgttttcttgagTATGGCAATGGTGTTGTTTCCCTTTTATTTGGTCACTTTAATTATTTGCTTCTTTATGTTTTACAGAGAGTTGCCAAGGCAATCCAGGAGAAGTCATGCAATGCTCTTCTGCTCAAGGTACAATTTGGTTGAAGCAGATGGTTTTATCCATTCTTTCAGTCTAATAGTCTGTAAAATGCATTCTTATTTCTGATTATTTTCGTGTATAGGTTAACCAAATTGGATCTGTCACTGAGAGTATTGAGGCTGTGAAGATGTCAAAACATGCTGGCTGGGGTGTGATGACCAGCCACAGAAGGTACATGCATGGGAGATCTTGCCTTGTTACTCTAATGTTATTCTCCCTAGTGTTCTCTCGGTACCAATTGTGTGCTTATTTACATTTTATTTCTGCAGTGGTGAGACCGAGGACACATTCATTGCTGACCTTGCTGTTGGTCTATCTACGGTATGATTTTGTACCCTGCACATTACAGTGTGAACAATTTAAATGACCGGCTACTTGTAATCCACCTCCATGGACAAGTCCTGATGACCAGTGTTTCTTTATCTGAAACAGGGCCAAATCAAGACAGGGGCGCCCTGTCGCTCAGAGCGTCTTGCCAAGTACAACCAGGCAAGTAGCTCCTAAAGTATTTAACTGGGAAACATATTAAAAGATTTGATGCccatgcttttttttctttttgtttatcGTTATCAATTTGATGCTTGGCCTTTATCTCATGTTTGTGCTTGGTTTATTCCAGTTAAGCAAATTTGGCCTATTTGTACTAATCAggcttatttatttttcaattgGAACAGCTTCTCAGGATCGAGGAAGAGCtgggtgctgctgctgtctaTGCAGGTGCCAAGTTCCGCGCACCGGTCGAGCCCTACTAATTAGTGTTTGAACTTTCAGCCACACTAGTAGTATTGTTGCATGAGAGTTTTTGTGAAAAGGGGTTCTCCCGCATTATCCGTGTGTGGTTTAACATCCGGAATGAGCTCTAGTTGAAGCTTTTTAGGACCGAACAATAAAGTTCCACATCTAATGTGAACGGATATGTACCCATACTTGCTCCAATTTTGGTCTTGTGATGAGCATGCCTGGTTTGGCCTAAATCTGTTGGATCTGTAATACAGAGATTGGCGTTTATTGGCATTGGTATTATCTCGCCAGCTTGAGCTTGTCTTGTTTTTCCGTTTTTTGAGCTTAGCTTTTGTCTTTCTCCTCTTCATCAGCAAAGGCGCATGCTTCCTCGGCATTTTTACCGCACGGCTGTTGAAAGCTAACTATGCTTACTCCGTAAGCAGATTTATGTTgggcgaagtatccggtgaaaactctcgttcggtgcaaaccgtgtaaacttcataaaaatcatgttttaaaatttcaaaaacgttatacaaacctgcaaaattttaagttcaaaaggaattaaaaaaagaaaattacaatgaatagtgtcaaaaaCTGAAAGAtgttcatgcagaatttgttttttcgttgctaccaaatgaaattgagtttggagttgaaattttacacatatataaaacatcattcTTCTAACGTATGAGtattttgagaattttttaaGTGAGTTTTCACAGTATGCATCGTTAAGATGGTTTTCACCGAGTTCAAAGGCTGCAGTAGTTTCAAAAATCCTGTATGGATTGACGTTAACATTCTTTTACGTTTCAAAAATCCTGTATGGATTGACGCGAAGATTGAAGATAATTGGATGTAACAAAGAAAACTCCAGACCAAATACAATTTAAGTCAATAACTACGTTTCGCGCAATGATGTACCGTCAAGTTTTCTTTGGACTGCGACAGCATCAACGACAAGAGAAATAAACAACATGGGTttagctgtcaaaaaaaaaaacatgcgtTTAAAATTCACATATTTCCCACCAATGATCGATAATCCAATCCCGTGCTTCACAATAATGCCTAACAACGAGCAAGGGGCCTGGGCCAAGACTTCTCAAATCGGTGTAGCCATAGCAGAGATAGGCACGGCCTTGGTGAGCGTCACCCCGAACTTCTCGCCCATATCAATCCCACTCGTCTCCACATCCACCGGAAGCCTCCAACGGAACCGATGCAACAACGTCCCAAGAATCAGATGCACCATCCTGATCGCCAGCGGCAACCCGGGGCAAATCCGGCGGCCGGCTCCGAACGGGATGAGCTCGAAGTCCCCACCCCGGTAATCCACCGCTCTCCCCAGGAACCTCTCCGGCGCGAACCTCTCCGGCTCGTGCCACACCGCTTCATCACGGCCCATCGCCCACACATTCACCAGCACCTGCGCCCCACGGGGCACCGTGTAGCCCGCGACGCTCACGGTCGCCTGggcctgccgcggcagcagcagcgggacTGGCGGGTGCAGCCGGAAGGTCTCCTTTACCACGGCTTGTAGGTAGGGAAGCCGCTCGATGTCGGATTCCGAGATGTTTGTCCCCGAGGCGATGACTCGTGCGAGCTCGTTGTGTGCTTTGGCCATTGAGGACGGGCTGCGGAGAAGCTCCACCATGGCCCATTCCACCGTGCTGGAGCTTGTGTCGCTGCCGGCGGAAAACAAGTCCTAAAATAGGCAGACGTGTCAGTAAACTAGCACATATTTTCCGGTCAGTAACTTGGATACTAACATAGATGCCAACTAGACATTTTTGTGACATGTCATGACAATAAATAAAGAACGAGAGTGaggtggtaactagatatgataccataacatcacacaaattaaaacaaaataagtAACACAATTaatgacacaatgcatgacaccacatataaGTTACTATTCATTATGGAGGCAGTAACTTACACTAGTAAGATATGCATGTTAGTACTCTAAATTACTCGCCAGTATGACCAGCCTAACAGAAAATGCGTTGAAACCAGACGGTTTCGTAAGCATATATTGTGGGGATGGACGGATGGCACAATGTTTTGGGGATCTTAATGCAAACGACCGTCGTCCTATGTTTGAAAGTTGACTTCAAGTGTTTACATTGGCACAATCCCCAACGTCCAATTGTATTCTGAAACTATTTTGTGATAAATTTATAGGTGTGACTATATCTAAGTTGTCTGGTTTTTAAATTAACgcttaaatctaagttgaAGAATCAGAACCGTTGGATTAGCATCTAAATCTCATTCTACCTTTCTCTTTTATCACCTGCTTCAAATCTTAAAGCTCAATTCATATCCAAGGGCTGAAGAATCAATTTgcctctaactaaaaatcaggcaacttaGATGTAACCGTAAATTTATTTGTGTGTGGAATGTTCAGGCAACTGGGATTAGTTAATCTCATTTTTCAATGTAAATTGACTCTCCGTTTGTTTTAGAAAAACACAACTCAATAGAATTTACAAGAAAATAATAGTTGGATCATCCATCCAAATTCCGCTAGGAGCATATACATCAGTGGAGCTTCATTAGCTAAGGATTGTGAGTTTGTGACACTATGTTTGGAAGTTTTTGTATACAGTATAGCACGTTGTTTTGTATGAAAAGAGTTATACTTGTTCAATCGAAAAGATGTTTGTGTAGCTAATTAAAAACATGTGGCGGTTTGGCAGTATGCTGATCTGATCTACATCAGTacttgtaaaaaaaacaagttgtTAAATCTATAAAAATCTGGATGTATGGATGTGTTTCTGTCACGTCGGCCGGTTCCAAACGAAGAAaccagtactccctccgttctataatttttgtcgaaatcttacacgtatctaaacactttttagaaTTAGATTCATCCATTTTTACATAACTTTAAAATTAGAATTATGAAACTGATGTAGTAGTACGGAATACATCTTAGCCTGGCCTTGCCGTCACGTGCCGTGATACGAGCAGCACAATGTCAACGTACGTGCAATTATATTACTACGAAAACTATTTTGCGATAGATTTATTTGCATGTGGATATTCAGGCTATGAGATTAGTTTTTTGAAGAGGCGGCTACTGAGATGATTAGTTGATCTTGGAAAATTTAAAGTAAGTTGACTctccaatttttttcttaacaCAACCGAGTGCTTATTACGTACTTATTAGGAATGTAGTTCATTAAAAAGTCCTACTCCTTCGCTAGGAAatttacaagaaaaataaggGGATTATCTTTATTTAACTAAGATTGTGTCATTAAGTCTGTCAATATACTCTCGTCGTCCCAAAATAAGCGACGTTGGGAGCAGGTCGTTTTAGTACGAAAGTAACATGTCAGTCTTCCTGGTCAGGAATCTGTAAATATCTGGATGCATGTATCTGGGTTCTATCACGCTGGCCGGCTCCAAACGAGATCAATAGTACTTCTACAGCATTTCTCGTTACCGTGAAAAGGGACCGCAGCGTGTCGCGGTCTAGCCCGTCCTTCCCGTCGCCTTCACGTGCCGCGATATCGAGCAGCACGTCGAGGaagtcgtcgtcgccgtccttcttcttcccggtgccgtcgccgtcgcgcgCGCGCAGCCTCTCGTCCACCTGGGCGTCGAATACGAGGTGCAGGCGCGCGAACATCCGctcgagccggcggcggaggccctGCAGATCAACCCCCGCCAGCGCCGGTAAGAAGTCGGACACGTTGGGGCTCCCCGCGGTCTCCATGATCTCCGCCACCAGCACCTGGAACCCCTTGGACCCGCCGTGGTCGTCCAGGCTCGTCAGATCGACGGAGAAGATGGTGCGCGACAGCAGGTTGAGGCTCGTCGCGAACGCCACGCGGCCGAcgtccaccgccgcgcccTGCCGCGCCAGAAGGCCCACGTGGGCCGCGAGCTCGGACACCTTGTCGCTCCGGAGGCCCTGGAGCGCGTCGAGCCGGTGCGGGGCGAAGAGCTCCGTGGCCATGATCTTGCGGAGCGCGCGCCACCGCGGGGACGCGTGGGGGAGGAAGGGCACGGAGTTCCTGGCGGCGTGGCCGCGGACGGCGTCGTTGACGGAGCGGGTGGCGAAGACGGAGTCTTGCTTCTGGAGGATTTcgcgggcgacggcgggggaggagacgACCACCGTGGTGACGGCGCCCAGGCGGAGGGACATGAGGGGGCCGTGGGTCTTggcgaggagggcgagggAGCGGTGCGGCTGGGAGCCCAGGAGGTGGAGGCTGCCGATTAGGGGCAGCGGGAGAGGGCctggagggaggcggcggcgtgcgtgGGCGAGGAGGTCGAGTAGGTAGACCGAGACGAGGGAGACGACGAACCATGACAGGCAGAGAAGAAACCAAGACATTTGGGAGCTGCTCTGCTCCTCTGCTCGTGGCAAACGGGAGGCACTGAGCTGGAGCGAGTGCTCTTGCTAGTGATACTTCTAATGGTAGGGGCGGCAAAATGCACAACGACTTTTGTTTACTCTACCGAGAGCATCTTTAGCAAGGGCCTATCCAGTTTTTAGGGGGTGGAGACGAGAAAAGCTCTTCAGAGCTGGGAAATGTCTACTTGCAACGGGTGGCAACCGCACCCTGAATCTGGACTTCTCAAACCACGTTGAGATTCGTGAAAGCCTATATGTATAGCAAACTGTATAGTTCTTATGAAATTGTATTCTGCAACAGTGGTCCGTGGTGGGGCCCAGCACGTGGTCTCCCCGATCTCACGCCCTCcacgccgctcctcctccctgtccTCTCCCatcccgtcgccgccgcctacaTGCCCgaggacggcgccgccgcagcctcgcacggcacgccgccgccacatctctctctctctcaggcACGGCGCCACGTGTCCTCTGGCCGCAGCCAtgtcgccttcttcctcggcgccggaCACGGGCACGGCCGGGGCGGCAGAGTTCTAGCGAGCTCGCGGGCGGAGCTTAGGGGCGTTCCCGCGGTGGTGGAATCCTGCCGCGACGCGATTGAGGCCCGCGCCATGTGCTTCTTCCTTTCCTGCACTGGTAGTTCGAGACGCCGGTGACCCCACTCCACGtcgccttcgtcttcctcgacgtCGAGCACTGGGCTCGCGGAACTGGGTCACCACCATCTGGGGGTTCGCGCCGCCGTGCCCATCCGGGAGCATCGGACATGGCGAGAACTCCATTCATGGTAGCGGCGGAGGGACGCCGGCTCAGTCGCGGACTCTGAAGTGGAACTCGGGAGGCATGCCGGactcggggaagaagacccgtgatggcggcggcggagcttcttGGAGACGCGGACGGCGCCGCGGACGAGTTCCGCGGCGAGATCTAGTTGGTGTGGAGGTTGCGGAGCTTCCCGGAGATGATGTCGTCGCCATGGTCAAGTTCAGCGGCGAGATCTGGCGGCGtgcacgagagagagagaggagggtcGGCAGCGGTTCTTCTaggaaggagagagaaaggagggCACGATGGGAACGGAAAGAGACAGGGAGATCGATCCACCAAGAGAGGGAAGCGCAGGGGCGATGGGGAATCCCACGTGCGTGGGGCCTGAAGTATATACCTCCCGTATTTCTCTTGTATTTGCAGTTTGCTTGAACACTGGCACATATCCCGAGGTTTCGACCAATGGCACGGATTACGGGTGCGGTCGCCACCGTGTGCAAGAAATCCACTCTTTTCAGGAGACCCATGGATCAAACCCTCCAGCCCCATTCCTAGGGAGCCCCTATCCCAGTCTGTGTCACCTCCCCCATGCAGCTCTTCATCTCGCCCGGATCCTCCATTAATCGCCCGGCGCCGCTTCGATGCCTCTGCCCATCGCGGGAGGCCTTCTCTGGCTGCGTCGTGCCGCTCCGCCTCATGGCCCCTTCGCCCACCCTCGCCCTTCCCTGCTATGCCGTTGATTTGCCCACCGTGAGGACCATCCACCCGTCGACGCC includes:
- the LOC100837902 gene encoding enolase: MAATIQSVKARQIFDSRGNPTVEVDVCCSDGTFARAAVPSGASTGVYEALELRDGGSDYLGKGVSKAVNNVNSIIAPALIGKDPTTQAELDNFMVQQLDGTKNEWGWCKQKLGANAILAVSLAVCKAGASVKKIPLYQHIANLAGNKHLVLPVPAFNVINGGSHAGNKLAMQEFMILPTGATSFKEAMKMGVEVYHNLKSVIKKKYGQDATNVGDEGGFAPNIQENKEGLELLKTAIEKAGYTGKVVIGMDVAASEFYNDKDKTYDLNFKEENNDGSQKISGDSLKNVYKSFVSEYPIVSIEDPFDQDDWVHYAKMTEEIGEPVQIVGDDLLVTNPTRVAKAIQEKSCNALLLKVNQIGSVTESIEAVKMSKHAGWGVMTSHRSGETEDTFIADLAVGLSTGQIKTGAPCRSERLAKYNQLLRIEEELGAAAVYAGAKFRAPVEPY
- the LOC100838201 gene encoding geraniol 8-hydroxylase, whose protein sequence is MSWFLLCLSWFVVSLVSVYLLDLLAHARRRLPPGPLPLPLIGSLHLLGSQPHRSLALLAKTHGPLMSLRLGAVTTVVVSSPAVAREILQKQDSVFATRSVNDAVRGHAARNSVPFLPHASPRWRALRKIMATELFAPHRLDALQGLRSDKVSELAAHVGLLARQGAAVDVGRVAFATSLNLLSRTIFSVDLTSLDDHGGSKGFQVLVAEIMETAGSPNVSDFLPALAGVDLQGLRRRLERMFARLHLVFDAQVDERLRARDGDGTGKKKDGDDDFLDVLLDIAAREGDGKDGLDRDTLRSLFTDLFSAGSDTSSSTVEWAMVELLRSPSSMAKAHNELARVIASGTNISESDIERLPYLQAVVKETFRLHPPVPLLLPRQAQATVSVAGYTVPRGAQVLVNVWAMGRDEAVWHEPERFAPERFLGRAVDYRGGDFELIPFGAGRRICPGLPLAIRMVHLILGTLLHRFRWRLPVDVETSGIDMGEKFGVTLTKAVPISAMATPI